Proteins encoded within one genomic window of Couchioplanes caeruleus:
- a CDS encoding HAAS signaling domain-containing protein, whose product MKPTAQDEITAYVYAVRAALGDLPEAQRDELLEDLTEHLTEVMADGEGSLTDRLGSPEAYAADLRGAAPFVGGFPDPPSSRPRVIAGLRDQVTPALRDHVLPTLRKADARFGKAVGYERVSDFLRLLRPAWWVLRGYLVAMVVADILDNTGRPLGLLPRIGDSEIVALILLALAVLGSIWFGRRAARLPQWSRLSMYGATVVLIMIGLAGFLDVDSSTRNSYYSDVNYDNPYSGVQDVFVYDEQGRLVTNARLFDQNGQPIHLGDPYCYDESTETGEEKEGGVYPYCASGAPFRMPSAAPKATPSKSAATPSPATPSPAASR is encoded by the coding sequence GTGAAACCCACGGCCCAGGACGAGATCACCGCATATGTGTACGCGGTCCGCGCGGCCCTCGGCGATCTGCCCGAGGCGCAGCGCGACGAGCTGCTCGAGGACCTGACCGAGCACCTGACGGAGGTCATGGCCGACGGTGAGGGTTCGCTCACCGACCGGCTGGGCAGCCCCGAGGCGTACGCCGCGGACCTGCGCGGCGCGGCGCCCTTCGTGGGCGGCTTCCCCGATCCGCCGAGCAGCCGCCCGCGCGTCATCGCCGGCCTGCGTGACCAGGTCACGCCCGCGCTGCGTGACCACGTCCTCCCGACGCTGCGCAAGGCCGACGCGCGCTTCGGTAAGGCCGTCGGGTACGAGCGGGTCAGCGACTTCCTCCGTCTCCTGCGCCCGGCCTGGTGGGTGCTGCGCGGCTATCTCGTGGCGATGGTCGTCGCCGACATCCTCGACAACACCGGACGGCCGCTCGGTCTGCTGCCCCGCATCGGCGACAGCGAGATCGTCGCGCTGATCCTGCTCGCCCTCGCGGTGCTCGGCTCGATCTGGTTCGGCCGGCGGGCGGCGCGCCTGCCGCAATGGTCACGCCTGTCCATGTACGGGGCCACGGTCGTCCTCATCATGATCGGGCTGGCCGGCTTCCTCGACGTCGACAGCAGCACCCGCAACTCGTACTACTCGGACGTCAACTACGACAACCCGTACAGCGGTGTGCAGGACGTGTTCGTCTATGACGAGCAGGGCCGGCTGGTGACGAACGCCCGCCTCTTCGACCAGAACGGTCAGCCGATCCACCTCGGCGACCCGTACTGCTACGACGAGAGCACCGAGACCGGCGAGGAGAAGGAGGGCGGCGTGTATCCGTACTGTGCGAGCGGCGCCCCGTTCCGCATGCCGAGCGCCGCCCCCAAGGCCACCCCGTCGAAGAGCGCCGCGACGCCGTCGCCCGCGACGCCGTCGCCCGCGGCGAGCCGCTAG
- a CDS encoding acetyl-CoA C-acetyltransferase — translation MPEAVIVATARSPIGRAVKGSLKDLRPDDLAATIVDAALSKVPQLDRALIEDLYLGCGLPGGEQGFNMARVVATLLGLDGLPGATLTRYCASSLQTTRMAFHAIKAGEGDVFVSAGVETVSRYARGNSDSLPPEAQELVGGGWENPKFADARVRTTDAARNGGVWHDPREDGQLPDIYLGMGYTAENLAQAYDVSRADMDEFGVRSQNLAEKAIANGFWQREITPVTTPDGTVVSADDGPRPGVTMEAVSGLKPVFRPDGRITAGNCCPLNDGAAAVVIMSDTKARELGITPLARIVSTGVTALSPEIMGLGPVEASRQALKRAGMTVDDIDLVEINEAFAAQVIPSYRELNIPLDKVNVNGGAIAVGHPFGMTGARITGTLLNSLEWHDKSIGLETMCVGGGQGMAMVLERLN, via the coding sequence ATGCCGGAAGCTGTCATCGTCGCCACCGCCCGCTCCCCCATCGGCCGTGCCGTCAAGGGTTCGCTGAAGGACCTGCGCCCCGACGATCTCGCCGCCACCATCGTCGACGCCGCGCTGAGCAAGGTGCCCCAGCTCGACCGGGCGCTCATCGAGGATCTCTACCTCGGTTGCGGCCTGCCCGGCGGCGAGCAGGGCTTCAACATGGCGCGCGTGGTCGCCACGCTGCTCGGCCTCGACGGGCTTCCGGGCGCGACCCTCACCCGCTACTGCGCCAGCTCGCTGCAGACCACCCGGATGGCGTTCCACGCGATCAAGGCCGGCGAGGGTGACGTCTTCGTCTCCGCCGGCGTCGAGACCGTGTCGCGCTACGCCCGCGGCAACTCCGACAGCCTGCCGCCGGAGGCCCAGGAGCTGGTCGGCGGCGGCTGGGAGAACCCCAAGTTCGCCGACGCCCGGGTACGCACCACCGACGCCGCGAGGAACGGCGGCGTCTGGCACGACCCCCGCGAGGACGGCCAGCTCCCCGACATCTACCTCGGCATGGGCTACACGGCGGAGAACCTCGCCCAGGCGTACGACGTCAGCCGCGCGGACATGGACGAGTTCGGCGTCCGCAGCCAGAACCTCGCCGAGAAGGCCATCGCCAACGGCTTCTGGCAGCGGGAGATCACCCCGGTGACCACCCCGGACGGCACGGTGGTCTCCGCCGACGACGGCCCGCGGCCGGGCGTGACCATGGAGGCGGTGTCCGGCCTCAAGCCGGTGTTCCGCCCCGACGGCCGGATCACCGCCGGCAACTGCTGCCCGCTCAACGACGGCGCGGCGGCCGTAGTGATCATGAGCGACACCAAGGCCCGCGAGCTCGGCATCACCCCGCTGGCCCGGATCGTGTCCACCGGCGTCACCGCCCTCTCCCCCGAGATCATGGGGCTGGGCCCGGTCGAGGCGTCCCGCCAGGCGCTCAAGCGCGCCGGGATGACCGTCGACGACATCGACCTGGTGGAGATCAACGAGGCCTTCGCGGCCCAGGTGATCCCGTCCTACCGCGAGCTGAACATCCCGCTCGACAAGGTCAACGTCAACGGCGGCGCGATCGCCGTCGGCCACCCGTTCGGCATGACCGGCGCCCGCATCACCGGCACCCTGCTGAACTCCCTGGAGTGGCACGACAAGTCCATCGGCCTCGAGACGATGTGCGTCGGCGGCGGCCAGGGCATGGCGATGGTGCTTGAGCGCCTGAACTGA
- a CDS encoding DUF58 domain-containing protein: MRAAVPPPSEAAAADEGWAPPVWVPTRALGRTVLLTGLLLVLGVALGRVDLVLLAAPFAIGAAVSLRRMPRSAPELRIDADEDHIVEGGAVAASVTVGNPDVIAYDLVVMRTRTSPWLRLEDADRPFAVSVAADAWTAVDLPGTAQRWGRHDVGPAAARVAACGGLLACRPVVVPARGVRVYPETEPFAATEAMPAAAGLVGNHRSRRPGEGGELAGVRPFAPGDRLRRIDWRVSLRTRDLHVASTLSDRDAEVLILLDVLGEAGASGGVKGAASVLDTTVRAAAAIAEHYLQRGDRVSLAEYGASARRLRPATGRRQYLTVLEWLLDVRADTGDQEQHVFGAHNVSSDALVMVLTPLVDPRAADMLAGLVQSGRYTVAVDTLPVGAAPPQHNQWTPLATRLWRLERENVLGRLREHGVPVVTWAGAGSLDLVLRDVARLASAPRGR, from the coding sequence CTGCGGGCCGCGGTGCCTCCTCCGAGCGAGGCGGCGGCGGCCGACGAGGGCTGGGCGCCGCCGGTCTGGGTGCCGACCCGGGCGTTGGGGCGCACGGTGCTGCTCACCGGCCTGCTGCTGGTTCTCGGCGTCGCGCTCGGCCGGGTCGACCTGGTGCTGCTCGCCGCGCCGTTCGCGATCGGCGCGGCGGTGAGCCTGCGGCGCATGCCCCGGTCCGCGCCGGAGCTGCGGATCGACGCCGACGAGGACCACATCGTCGAGGGGGGCGCGGTCGCGGCCTCGGTCACCGTCGGCAATCCCGACGTCATCGCGTACGACCTGGTGGTGATGCGTACCCGGACCTCGCCGTGGCTGCGCCTGGAGGACGCCGACCGGCCCTTCGCCGTCAGCGTCGCGGCGGACGCCTGGACCGCCGTCGACCTGCCCGGCACGGCACAGCGGTGGGGCCGCCACGATGTGGGCCCGGCCGCGGCCCGGGTGGCCGCGTGCGGCGGCCTGCTGGCCTGCCGCCCGGTCGTGGTCCCGGCCCGGGGCGTGCGGGTCTATCCGGAAACCGAGCCGTTCGCGGCCACCGAGGCGATGCCTGCGGCGGCCGGGCTGGTCGGCAACCACCGGTCGCGCCGGCCGGGCGAGGGCGGCGAGCTCGCGGGGGTACGCCCGTTCGCGCCCGGCGACCGGTTGCGCCGGATCGACTGGCGGGTCTCGCTGCGTACCCGGGATCTGCACGTGGCCTCGACCCTGTCCGACCGCGACGCCGAGGTGCTCATTCTGCTCGACGTCCTGGGCGAGGCCGGTGCCTCCGGCGGCGTGAAGGGCGCGGCGTCCGTGCTGGACACGACCGTCCGGGCCGCCGCCGCCATCGCCGAGCACTATCTGCAGCGCGGCGACCGGGTCTCGCTGGCCGAGTACGGCGCGTCGGCCCGCCGCCTGCGCCCCGCGACCGGCCGTCGGCAGTATCTGACCGTGCTGGAGTGGCTGCTGGACGTCCGTGCGGACACCGGCGACCAGGAGCAGCACGTCTTCGGTGCCCACAACGTCTCCTCCGACGCCCTCGTGATGGTGCTGACCCCGCTGGTCGACCCGCGGGCGGCGGACATGCTGGCGGGGCTGGTGCAGTCCGGTCGCTACACCGTGGCCGTCGACACGCTGCCGGTCGGTGCCGCGCCGCCGCAGCACAACCAGTGGACGCCGCTCGCGACCCGCTTGTGGCGGTTGGAGCGCGAGAACGTGCTGGGCCGGCTGCGGGAGCACGGCGTACCCGTGGTGACCTGGGCCGGTGCGGGCAGCCTCGACCTGGTGCTGCGCGACGTGGCGCGGCTCGCCTCGGCGCCGAGGGGTCGCTGA
- a CDS encoding Bax inhibitor-1/YccA family protein, whose translation MKTSNPVLSRLGQAAERERAAGYGPYGPPAGQPGYGQPYPTATGYPASPPAVQPMTIDDVVVKTVTLLGITGISAVAAWNLIPNSLIGPAWIGAAIVGLVLGFVISFSRMANPALVVTYAVVEGTFVGLVSKFFQVIAGYQGIVLQAVVATFGVFFLMAALYRARVIRATPKFARGMIAVMAGLFGVMMINFVLALFDVNTGLRDNGPLGIVFSLVCIVVASLSFILSFNEVEEGVRMGLPQRYSWTAAFGILVSLVWLYIEILRLLSFLQGDD comes from the coding sequence GTGAAGACTTCGAACCCGGTGCTTTCGCGCCTCGGCCAGGCGGCCGAGCGGGAGCGCGCGGCCGGATACGGACCGTACGGACCGCCCGCCGGTCAGCCGGGTTACGGTCAGCCGTACCCGACGGCCACGGGCTACCCGGCCTCGCCGCCGGCCGTGCAGCCCATGACGATCGACGACGTCGTCGTCAAGACCGTGACGCTGCTCGGCATCACCGGCATCTCCGCCGTCGCGGCCTGGAACCTGATCCCGAACAGCCTGATCGGCCCCGCCTGGATCGGCGCCGCGATCGTCGGCCTGGTGCTCGGCTTCGTCATCTCGTTCAGCCGGATGGCCAACCCGGCCCTGGTCGTCACCTACGCGGTCGTCGAGGGCACCTTCGTCGGCCTGGTCAGCAAGTTCTTCCAGGTGATCGCCGGTTACCAGGGCATCGTCCTGCAGGCGGTGGTCGCCACCTTCGGCGTCTTCTTCCTGATGGCGGCGCTCTACCGCGCCCGGGTCATCCGGGCGACGCCGAAGTTCGCCCGCGGCATGATCGCGGTCATGGCCGGCCTGTTCGGGGTCATGATGATCAACTTCGTGCTGGCGCTCTTCGACGTCAACACCGGTCTGCGTGACAACGGCCCGCTCGGCATCGTCTTCAGCCTGGTGTGCATCGTCGTGGCCTCGCTGAGCTTCATCCTCAGCTTCAACGAGGTCGAGGAGGGGGTCCGGATGGGGCTCCCGCAGCGCTACTCGTGGACCGCCGCCTTCGGCATCCTGGTCAGCCTGGTCTGGCTCTACATCGAGATCCTGCGCCTGCTGAGCTTCCTGCAGGGCGACGACTGA
- a CDS encoding DUF4129 domain-containing protein: MDLAALRRWWPLAAVLALLFLASLAATRSAPQLERFNPNAGLEVEETAAPLLPPAPEPTVSASREPVEAARELPDWMDTAAWVVLGLAAVVVLALVVWAVLRDQGRRRSRRGGRRAPARSETRTAEDLVAALDAGLQELSDTDRDPRRAVIACWVRLEQAAAAAGTPRHAGDSPTDLVARLLAEQRVEAAVLTPFAHVYRQARYATHTVDDQMRRQAVSALERLRADLGAGVPS, translated from the coding sequence TTGGATCTCGCCGCGCTGCGTCGCTGGTGGCCGCTGGCCGCCGTCCTCGCGCTGCTCTTCCTCGCCTCGCTCGCCGCGACCCGGTCCGCACCGCAGCTCGAGCGCTTCAACCCGAACGCCGGGCTCGAGGTCGAGGAGACCGCCGCGCCGCTGCTGCCGCCGGCCCCCGAGCCGACCGTGTCGGCGAGCCGGGAGCCGGTGGAGGCCGCCCGCGAGCTGCCGGACTGGATGGACACCGCGGCGTGGGTCGTGCTCGGCCTGGCCGCGGTGGTGGTGCTCGCCCTGGTGGTGTGGGCCGTGCTGCGCGACCAGGGCCGCCGGCGCTCGCGCCGCGGCGGCCGCCGGGCCCCGGCCCGCTCCGAGACACGTACGGCGGAGGACCTGGTCGCCGCCCTCGACGCCGGCCTGCAGGAGCTTTCCGACACCGACCGTGACCCCCGCCGCGCCGTGATCGCCTGCTGGGTGCGCCTGGAACAGGCCGCGGCGGCGGCGGGTACGCCGCGCCACGCCGGTGACAGCCCCACGGACCTGGTCGCCCGGCTGCTCGCCGAGCAGCGGGTCGAGGCGGCCGTGCTGACCCCGTTCGCGCACGTCTACCGCCAGGCTCGGTACGCCACGCACACCGTCGACGACCAGATGCGACGCCAGGCCGTGTCGGCGCTGGAGCGGCTGCGCGCCGACCTCGGCGCGGGGGTGCCGTCGTGA
- a CDS encoding AAA family ATPase — MTDASVEALPPYEVGRLAGAVLDSVGSVVVGKRDALELVLAGILAGGHVLLEDLPGLGKTLTARSFAQALGLDFRRLQFTPDLLPADVTGSFLYDQRKGDFAFRAGPVFTNMLLADEINRTPPKTQAALLEAMQEKQVSVEGVTYRLDPPFHVLATANPIEYEGTYPLPEAQLDRFLLRVSFGYPTQDEEWDVLRRRMSRRQEEAQLAPVVNARTLRAMQAALESVAVEDSIGRYIVALTAATREHASALVGSSPRGSLALLLLARARAVMAGRDYVVPEDVKDVAVPALAHRITLRPEMWLRRVDPSFVVQEVLQNVPAPASGALPTYAGGYAEQ, encoded by the coding sequence GTGACGGACGCGAGCGTGGAGGCCCTGCCGCCCTATGAGGTGGGCCGGCTGGCCGGCGCGGTCCTCGACTCGGTCGGCAGCGTGGTGGTCGGCAAGCGGGACGCCCTCGAGCTCGTGCTCGCCGGCATCCTGGCCGGCGGCCACGTGCTGCTCGAGGACCTGCCCGGCCTGGGCAAGACGCTGACCGCCCGGTCCTTCGCGCAGGCGCTCGGCCTGGACTTCCGCCGCCTGCAGTTCACCCCGGACCTGCTGCCCGCCGACGTGACCGGATCGTTCCTGTACGACCAGCGCAAGGGCGACTTCGCCTTCCGGGCCGGCCCGGTGTTCACCAACATGCTGCTCGCCGACGAGATCAACCGAACCCCGCCGAAGACCCAGGCGGCGCTGCTGGAGGCGATGCAGGAGAAGCAGGTCTCGGTCGAGGGTGTCACCTACCGGCTCGACCCGCCGTTCCACGTGCTCGCGACCGCCAACCCGATCGAGTACGAGGGCACGTACCCGCTGCCCGAGGCCCAGCTCGACCGCTTCCTGCTGCGGGTGTCGTTCGGCTACCCGACCCAGGACGAGGAGTGGGACGTCCTGCGCCGGCGCATGTCGCGGCGCCAGGAGGAAGCCCAGCTCGCGCCCGTGGTGAACGCGCGCACCCTGCGCGCCATGCAGGCCGCCTTGGAGTCCGTCGCGGTCGAGGACTCGATCGGCCGCTACATCGTCGCGCTGACCGCCGCGACCCGCGAGCACGCGTCCGCGCTGGTCGGCTCGTCGCCGCGCGGGTCGCTCGCCCTGCTGCTGCTCGCCCGGGCCCGCGCGGTCATGGCCGGTCGCGACTACGTGGTGCCCGAGGACGTCAAGGACGTCGCCGTGCCGGCCCTCGCCCACCGGATCACGCTGCGGCCGGAGATGTGGCTGCGCCGCGTCGACCCGTCGTTCGTGGTCCAGGAGGTGCTGCAGAACGTCCCGGCCCCGGCCAGCGGCGCGCTGCCGACGTACGCCGGCGGGTACGCCGAGCAGTGA
- a CDS encoding multicopper oxidase domain-containing protein, which translates to MAILPLAVTIVLASRGAGTRVVGTRVAGQVAAVGMLVSAYLAWVPQDPADRPLVAAFSLVVLAATAAVAVARLRLQAADSRAARLPWLATLTTLALIAAIFGLYVQNQAPAQAAGHAHHRSSLESSAAGRPSIAVASLTGLHQGKPDVRFTLVAAHGKIRLSSGAQIDALTFNGASPGPTLRVRQGQLVEVTLVNTDVAEGVTVHWHGVDVPNAEDGVPGLTQEAVRPGGRHVYRFVPNPAPATRTYDLVMDNGSAFTNGTFSWANTVNGASGAAIATLMVDRGDTVRMRFTNRGIIDHPMHLHGHRIRVLSRNDAPVTGSPWWTHTLNVAPGESFEITFTADNPGIWMDHCHNFEHAAEGMLWHLAYTGVIGPSPARHDAE; encoded by the coding sequence GTGGCCATCCTTCCGCTCGCCGTGACGATCGTGCTGGCGTCGCGCGGCGCCGGCACTCGCGTCGTAGGCACTCGCGTCGCCGGGCAGGTCGCCGCCGTCGGCATGCTGGTCTCCGCCTATCTGGCCTGGGTGCCACAGGATCCGGCCGACCGGCCGCTGGTCGCCGCGTTCAGCCTCGTCGTCCTGGCGGCCACCGCGGCGGTGGCGGTCGCGCGGCTGCGTCTGCAGGCCGCCGACTCGCGGGCGGCCCGCCTGCCCTGGCTCGCCACCCTGACCACTCTCGCGCTCATCGCCGCGATCTTCGGGTTGTATGTGCAGAACCAGGCGCCGGCTCAGGCGGCGGGCCACGCACACCACCGCTCTTCGCTCGAGTCTTCCGCCGCGGGCAGGCCGAGCATCGCCGTCGCCAGCCTGACCGGTCTCCACCAGGGAAAGCCCGACGTGCGGTTCACCCTGGTCGCCGCGCACGGCAAGATCCGGCTCTCCTCCGGTGCCCAGATCGACGCGCTGACCTTCAACGGCGCGTCACCCGGACCCACCCTGCGGGTGCGCCAGGGCCAGCTCGTCGAGGTCACGCTGGTCAACACCGACGTCGCCGAGGGCGTCACCGTGCACTGGCACGGCGTCGACGTGCCCAACGCCGAGGACGGCGTTCCCGGCCTCACCCAGGAGGCCGTCCGGCCCGGCGGCCGCCACGTCTACCGGTTCGTGCCCAACCCGGCTCCCGCCACCCGCACCTACGACCTCGTCATGGACAACGGCTCCGCGTTCACCAACGGCACCTTCTCCTGGGCGAACACGGTCAACGGCGCCTCCGGTGCGGCGATCGCGACCCTCATGGTCGACCGCGGCGACACCGTACGGATGCGGTTCACCAACCGCGGCATCATCGACCACCCCATGCACCTGCACGGCCACCGCATCCGCGTCCTGTCCCGCAACGACGCGCCGGTCACCGGCAGCCCGTGGTGGACCCACACCCTCAACGTCGCGCCGGGCGAGTCCTTCGAGATCACGTTCACCGCCGACAACCCCGGCATCTGGATGGACCACTGCCACAACTTCGAGCACGCCGCCGAAGGGATGCTGTGGCACCTCGCCTACACCGGCGTGATCGGACCGTCCCCCGCGCGTCACGACGCGGAATGA
- a CDS encoding NAD(P)/FAD-dependent oxidoreductase — MKPQRIVVVGAGHVGLYAALRLSKKVNARRAEVVVIDPQPHMTYQPFLPEAAAGNISPRHSVVPLRRELKRCHIVSGEVTRIEHARKTVTVQPIEGPIKEIAYDHIIVAPGSVSRVLPIPGLRERGIGFKTIGEAIYLRNHILDRLDVAAVTPDPGVRRASLTFVFVGGGYAGVEALAEMEDVVRDGLKYYPELKKEEVRFVLVEASNRILPEVGPEMGAYAARQLRKRGIDIRLETRMESCVDGEVHLSDGEVFHAETIVWTAGVKPSPMLDQTDLPRGPRGHVTCLPTLQVVDGDRVLDGAWAAGDCAQVPDLTSPGAWCSPSAQHAVRQAAVLADNIRQVIYGGVPKDYKHKYAGSVASLGLYKGVAKIYGVKLKGLPAWFMHRTYHMSRIPSFNRKVRVLADWTLAFVLKREVISLGQLHAPREEFTHVTPPLGDESTPVGTGTR, encoded by the coding sequence GTGAAACCGCAACGCATCGTGGTAGTCGGCGCAGGTCACGTGGGGCTCTACGCCGCCCTGCGCCTGTCGAAGAAGGTCAACGCCCGCCGGGCCGAGGTGGTCGTCATCGACCCCCAGCCGCACATGACGTACCAGCCGTTCCTGCCCGAGGCGGCGGCCGGCAACATCTCGCCGCGTCACTCGGTGGTGCCGTTGCGCCGTGAGCTCAAGCGCTGCCACATCGTCTCGGGCGAGGTCACCCGGATCGAGCACGCCCGCAAGACGGTGACCGTGCAGCCGATCGAGGGGCCGATCAAGGAGATCGCGTACGACCACATCATCGTGGCGCCGGGCTCCGTCTCCCGGGTCCTGCCCATCCCCGGCCTGCGCGAGCGGGGCATCGGCTTCAAGACCATCGGTGAGGCCATCTACCTGCGCAACCACATCCTCGACCGGCTCGACGTCGCGGCCGTCACCCCCGACCCCGGGGTGCGCCGGGCCTCGCTGACCTTCGTCTTCGTGGGCGGCGGCTACGCGGGCGTCGAGGCGCTGGCCGAGATGGAGGACGTCGTCCGCGACGGCCTCAAGTACTACCCGGAGCTGAAGAAGGAAGAGGTCCGGTTCGTCCTCGTGGAGGCGTCCAACCGGATCCTGCCCGAGGTCGGCCCGGAGATGGGCGCGTACGCCGCCCGCCAGCTCCGCAAGCGCGGCATCGACATCCGCCTCGAGACCCGCATGGAGTCGTGCGTCGACGGCGAGGTCCACCTCTCCGACGGCGAGGTCTTCCACGCCGAGACGATCGTCTGGACGGCCGGCGTCAAGCCGTCGCCGATGCTCGACCAGACCGACCTGCCCCGCGGCCCCCGCGGCCACGTCACCTGCCTGCCCACCCTTCAGGTCGTCGACGGCGACCGGGTTCTCGACGGCGCGTGGGCGGCCGGCGACTGTGCGCAGGTCCCCGACCTGACCAGCCCGGGCGCCTGGTGCTCGCCGAGCGCCCAGCACGCCGTCCGCCAGGCCGCGGTGCTCGCCGACAACATCCGCCAGGTCATCTACGGCGGCGTCCCCAAGGACTACAAGCACAAGTACGCCGGCAGCGTCGCCAGCCTCGGCCTCTACAAGGGCGTGGCGAAGATCTACGGCGTGAAGCTCAAGGGCCTCCCGGCGTGGTTCATGCACCGCACGTACCACATGAGCCGCATCCCGTCGTTCAACCGCAAGGTCCGCGTGCTGGCCGACTGGACCCTCGCCTTCGTGCTCAAGCGCGAGGTGATCTCGCTGGGCCAGCTACACGCCCCCCGCGAGGAGTTCACCCACGTCACCCCGCCGCTGGGCGACGAGAGCACCCCGGTGGGTACCGGCACCCGCTGA
- a CDS encoding LppU/SCO3897 family protein, whose protein sequence is MGNLVVRRVAAAVVALATLVIVGSLLAPGDAAEDAAVGDCLSASAAHPGAKLVGCAEAAAAFTVVGRVDGESDSASRSCERFFEADEEYFLYTSTAGDGYLLCLRRAG, encoded by the coding sequence GTGGGAAATCTGGTCGTGCGGCGCGTCGCGGCGGCCGTGGTGGCCCTGGCGACGCTCGTGATCGTCGGGTCGCTGCTGGCGCCCGGCGACGCCGCCGAGGACGCCGCCGTCGGCGACTGCCTCTCCGCCTCGGCGGCACACCCCGGCGCGAAGCTCGTCGGCTGCGCCGAGGCCGCCGCCGCCTTCACCGTGGTCGGTCGCGTCGACGGCGAGAGCGACTCCGCGAGCCGGTCCTGCGAGCGGTTCTTCGAGGCCGACGAGGAGTACTTCCTCTACACCAGCACCGCGGGCGACGGTTACCTGCTCTGCCTGCGGCGGGCGGGCTGA
- a CDS encoding uracil-DNA glycosylase — protein MPSRTPEDVATHAAEAPDLTVLDAGVADCFACPRLVTWREQVAVAKRASFREQTYWGRPVPGFGAGDAPIAILGLAPAAHGGNRTGRIFTGDRSGDVLFAALHRAGLANQPTSVSADDGLALRHLRIFSAVRCAPPDNKPLPAERDTCAPWLHREVSLIRPTLRVVVALGAFAWAAWWPVLREVYGRKPPVPRPAFGHGAHVVLPGVPDLLGCYHVSQQNTFTGRLTPVMLDDVFVSAKRLAGLA, from the coding sequence GTGCCCAGCCGTACCCCCGAAGACGTCGCCACCCACGCGGCCGAGGCGCCGGACCTTACCGTGCTGGACGCCGGCGTCGCGGATTGCTTCGCCTGCCCCCGGCTGGTCACCTGGCGTGAACAGGTCGCCGTCGCCAAGCGTGCCTCCTTCCGCGAGCAGACCTACTGGGGACGCCCCGTCCCGGGGTTCGGGGCCGGCGACGCGCCGATCGCGATCCTGGGCCTCGCCCCCGCCGCGCACGGCGGCAACCGCACCGGGCGGATCTTCACCGGCGACCGCTCCGGCGACGTCCTCTTCGCCGCGCTGCACCGGGCCGGCCTCGCCAACCAGCCGACGAGCGTCTCCGCCGACGACGGCCTCGCCCTGCGGCACCTGCGGATCTTCTCCGCGGTCCGCTGCGCGCCGCCGGACAACAAGCCGCTGCCCGCCGAGCGCGACACCTGCGCGCCGTGGCTGCACCGGGAGGTGTCCCTGATCCGGCCCACTCTGCGGGTCGTGGTCGCGCTCGGCGCGTTCGCGTGGGCGGCATGGTGGCCGGTCCTGCGTGAGGTGTACGGCCGGAAGCCCCCCGTCCCCCGGCCGGCGTTCGGCCACGGCGCCCACGTCGTCCTCCCGGGCGTGCCCGACCTGCTCGGCTGCTATCACGTGTCGCAGCAGAACACCTTCACCGGCCGGCTGACACCCGTGATGCTGGACGACGTCTTCGTCAGTGCGAAACGGCTCGCGGGCCTGGCATGA